A genome region from Candidatus Ozemobacteraceae bacterium includes the following:
- a CDS encoding 4Fe-4S binding protein, protein METLIAGIDRVLASFGVGSPDNAGTPAAAAHLRFSIGIAACPNACSRPQIMDVGVIRAGYPSISADHCAGCGACVSVCRESCLALRDGRVACAFATCVGCGACRKACPVEAIAPGREGFRVLVGGRLGRHPRLATELPGLFTAEQACDRLAVCLKAFADARRPGLRLAALLDGESSGLSRSLGL, encoded by the coding sequence ATGGAGACCCTGATCGCCGGAATCGATCGCGTTCTCGCCTCCTTCGGCGTCGGCTCGCCGGACAATGCCGGAACACCGGCCGCAGCGGCTCATCTTCGTTTTTCCATCGGCATCGCCGCTTGCCCGAACGCCTGCTCCCGCCCCCAGATCATGGACGTCGGGGTCATCCGGGCCGGGTATCCCTCGATTTCGGCCGATCACTGCGCGGGTTGCGGCGCGTGCGTTTCGGTCTGCCGGGAAAGTTGCCTGGCCCTCCGTGATGGCCGCGTCGCCTGTGCCTTCGCAACCTGCGTCGGGTGCGGCGCGTGCCGGAAGGCCTGTCCCGTCGAAGCGATCGCCCCGGGAAGAGAAGGTTTCCGCGTCCTGGTCGGAGGTCGGCTGGGGCGTCATCCCCGCCTTGCGACGGAACTTCCCGGGCTCTTCACGGCGGAACAGGCCTGCGACCGGCTCGCCGTCTGCCTGAAGGCTTTTGCCGACGCCCGGCGCCCCGGCCTGCGTCTCGCTGCCCTGCTGGACGGCGAGAGTTCCGGCCTGAGCCGGAGTCTCGGCCTGTGA
- the hcp gene encoding hydroxylamine reductase, translating to MFCYQCEQTAQGKGCMMAGVCGKDATTAALQDLLLAVTKGTAMYAHRARMLGSVDAGIDRNVIENLFTTVTNVNFDPNRLSALIQAAVEKRVAAKKLYEAACSKAGRQPETLNGFATLAPAPDIPGMVAQAAQVGIEHRKKLYGEDITGLMELLTYGLKGMAAYADHAAILGKEDAAVNAFFHDALDLLTHEKQTVDELFAYNMKAGEVNLKIMGLLDAGNTETYGHPEPTSMRISAVKGKCILVSGHDLKDLYALLEQTEGKGINIYTHGEMLPCNAYPKLKKFKHLVGNYGGAWQDQAKEFEAFPGAILMTTNCIQKPRDTYKGRIFTCGLVAWPGVKHIADRNFAPVIEAALAAPGFTADEPEKRIMMGFARNAVLGVADKVIDAVKAGAIKHFFLIGGCDGAKSGRNYYTDFAQAVPKDCVILTLACGKYRFNKLEYGDIGGIPRLLDMGQCNDAYSAIQVAVALSKAFNTDVNSLPLSMVLSWYEQKAVCILLTLLSLGIKNIRLGPSLPAFVTPAVLNVLVEKFSIKPTTTAEADLKAILPNHQIKVAAADA from the coding sequence ATGTTCTGCTATCAGTGTGAACAGACGGCACAGGGCAAAGGCTGCATGATGGCCGGCGTCTGCGGCAAGGACGCAACCACGGCCGCGCTGCAGGATCTGCTGCTCGCCGTGACCAAGGGCACCGCCATGTATGCCCATCGGGCCCGCATGCTGGGCTCCGTTGACGCCGGCATCGACCGGAACGTCATCGAGAATCTCTTCACGACCGTCACCAATGTGAACTTCGATCCCAACCGTCTCTCCGCCCTCATCCAGGCCGCCGTCGAAAAGCGAGTCGCCGCGAAGAAACTCTATGAAGCGGCCTGCTCCAAGGCCGGCAGACAGCCCGAGACCCTGAACGGCTTCGCCACGCTCGCTCCCGCCCCGGACATCCCCGGCATGGTCGCCCAGGCCGCCCAAGTGGGCATCGAGCACCGCAAGAAGCTCTACGGCGAAGACATCACCGGCCTGATGGAACTGCTGACCTACGGTCTCAAGGGCATGGCCGCCTACGCCGACCACGCCGCGATTCTCGGCAAGGAAGACGCAGCCGTGAACGCGTTCTTCCACGATGCGCTCGACCTGCTGACCCACGAGAAGCAGACGGTGGACGAGTTGTTCGCCTACAACATGAAGGCCGGCGAAGTGAACCTGAAAATCATGGGCCTGCTCGACGCCGGCAACACCGAGACCTACGGGCACCCCGAGCCGACCAGCATGCGCATCTCCGCGGTCAAGGGCAAGTGCATCCTCGTCTCCGGCCACGATCTGAAAGACCTCTACGCCCTGCTCGAGCAGACCGAGGGGAAGGGCATCAACATCTACACCCACGGCGAGATGCTGCCCTGCAACGCATACCCGAAGCTGAAGAAGTTCAAGCACCTCGTCGGCAACTACGGCGGCGCCTGGCAGGATCAGGCCAAGGAGTTCGAGGCGTTCCCCGGCGCAATCCTGATGACCACCAACTGCATCCAGAAACCCCGCGACACCTACAAGGGCCGCATCTTCACCTGCGGGCTGGTCGCCTGGCCCGGCGTGAAGCACATCGCCGATCGCAACTTCGCCCCGGTCATCGAGGCCGCCCTCGCCGCCCCCGGCTTCACCGCCGACGAGCCCGAGAAGCGGATCATGATGGGCTTCGCCCGTAACGCCGTGCTCGGCGTGGCCGACAAGGTCATCGACGCCGTGAAGGCCGGCGCCATCAAGCACTTCTTCCTCATCGGCGGCTGCGACGGCGCGAAGAGCGGCCGAAACTACTACACCGATTTCGCCCAAGCCGTGCCGAAGGACTGCGTGATCCTGACCCTCGCCTGCGGCAAATACCGCTTCAACAAGCTGGAATACGGCGACATCGGCGGCATTCCGCGCCTGCTCGACATGGGCCAGTGCAACGACGCCTACTCGGCCATCCAGGTCGCCGTGGCGCTCTCCAAGGCCTTCAACACCGACGTGAACAGCCTACCTCTCTCGATGGTGCTCTCCTGGTACGAGCAGAAGGCCGTCTGCATCCTGCTCACCCTGCTCTCGCTCGGCATCAAGAACATCCGCCTCGGGCCGTCCCTGCCGGCGTTCGTCACTCCGGCCGTCCTCAACGTGCTCGTGGAGAAGTTCAGCATCAAGCCCACCACCACCGCCGAAGCCGACCTCAAGGCCATCCTGCCCAACCACCAGATCAAGGTCGCGGCAGCCGACGCCTGA
- a CDS encoding metallophosphoesterase codes for MYRNRYISILAALFLVFAVVGADARDWQRDPASIVIPHAPRVVAVGDIHGAFKQLADTLETAGMAKRVAPTGFDLTWTGGTSVLVFTGDLTDRGENTKQVYDAVMSLERQADAAGGHVFAMFGNHEALLLNGTVEKWAKTLTSHKQKWYQNTLDSFTKAGLDFHQAISPEGVYGSWIRRRPLFAVINGYLFIHGGLQAEPQGLTAIATRFRIDMEKDDFNAGIFMDEKGPLWNRDWWNDATLIENSLQIMGVRGVIFGHTVGAMGTEGVINTKGTELIGIDVGMSPAYAKSQGGALVMTATADGGISAEAVYPDKPSAKLFSIAGTGRLPRRPALRPANEQLPRTGTDN; via the coding sequence ATGTATAGAAATCGTTATATATCTATTCTCGCGGCGCTTTTCCTCGTCTTCGCCGTTGTCGGCGCCGATGCGCGCGACTGGCAGCGCGACCCGGCCAGCATCGTGATTCCGCATGCCCCGCGCGTCGTCGCGGTCGGCGACATCCACGGCGCGTTCAAGCAGCTCGCGGACACCCTCGAGACGGCGGGCATGGCGAAGCGCGTGGCCCCGACCGGGTTTGATCTGACCTGGACGGGCGGCACATCGGTCCTCGTCTTCACGGGCGACCTGACCGACCGCGGCGAGAACACGAAACAGGTGTATGACGCGGTGATGAGCCTCGAACGCCAGGCAGACGCTGCCGGCGGCCACGTGTTCGCGATGTTCGGGAACCACGAGGCGCTGCTGCTCAACGGCACCGTCGAGAAATGGGCCAAGACCCTGACCTCGCACAAGCAGAAGTGGTATCAGAACACGCTCGACTCGTTCACGAAGGCCGGCCTCGACTTTCATCAGGCAATCTCCCCGGAAGGCGTCTACGGCTCCTGGATCCGCCGCCGGCCGCTATTCGCGGTCATCAACGGGTATCTGTTCATCCACGGCGGTCTCCAGGCCGAGCCGCAGGGTCTCACCGCAATCGCGACCCGTTTCCGCATCGACATGGAGAAAGACGATTTCAACGCCGGCATCTTCATGGACGAAAAGGGGCCCCTCTGGAACCGCGACTGGTGGAATGATGCGACGCTGATCGAGAACAGCCTCCAGATCATGGGAGTCCGCGGCGTGATCTTCGGCCACACCGTCGGCGCCATGGGCACCGAGGGCGTCATCAACACCAAGGGCACCGAACTGATCGGCATCGACGTCGGCATGTCCCCGGCCTACGCCAAGAGCCAGGGCGGAGCCCTCGTCATGACCGCGACCGCAGACGGCGGCATCTCGGCGGAGGCCGTCTATCCAGACAAACCTTCGGCGAAGCTTTTCTCGATCGCCGGAACCGGCCGCCTCCCTCGCCGCCCGGCCCTCCGCCCCGCCAACGAACAGTTGCCGCGCACCGGCACGGACAACTGA
- a CDS encoding PAS domain S-box protein, giving the protein MSRRNIIPRPSHMTVPGKSIEKDIENLRFEELFDLAEIQRMQDSFAAAMGLASIITLPDGTPITRPSGFSHLCAEIIRKTEIGLANCRAAERQLGRFSPERPIVACPACGKLEAGISISVGGKHLAVWRIGQVRAPETSDEQLLAYGKTIGADPEAYRAALQKIPIMSVERLGEVAAAVSVTANLLSQTAYVNLQKSRLLKRHEEDERELRDSRSRLESLVRERTKQLRKSEERNRLLLEHTADGVFVIDEKGNITFANPAFLRLTGYDRLEEVTGRNSHELLHHSHADGTAYPNEECMIYKTLYRDEAFRGDTEVFWRKDGTSFPVDYASSPIFRFGKRFGAVVTFRDITKRKVAEERAWAFFTHSHDALEVFTLEDGIIQANPAAAVMFGVDAPEQLLGMNAGRPPLSPENQPDGRLSSDASRDYVLKALETRKMVRFDWLHRRLDGHLFPCEVTLVPVFLEGKAAVITSQRDLAARNEAREQIARANFLADNALELTKSGYWHVPLDGSGYYNSSERAVKIYGDVPNPGFRYHLEREWLANVEAADPDLARKANRNFKGAIEGRYPKYDAIYKYRRPVDGKIVWIHALGFLVRDSVGRPTDMYGVAQDITDQMTVEQELMESRERLDMALKGARLGLWDLRVDTDEMIINDIWAEMLGYTPDEVTALGGSGSRRWKALVHPDDFDRVWQASQDHLAGKTPEYRCELRMKTKSGAWKWVLNIARCVERDVNGRGKRLVGIHMDLDPQKKVEEALSAAKEMAEAATEAKSNFLANMSHEIRTPMNAILGMSRLALQTSLDARQRNYIEKVHRAAENLMGIINDILDFSKIEAGKLSMETTDFWLDDVFDNIASLIDVKAEGKRIEFLFDTSPDVPNALVGDPLRLSQVLLNLGYNAVKFTDRGEIIIGVDSKPVDGRTAEFHFWVRDTGIGMTPEQQAKLFQSFNQADASTTRKYGGSGLGLAISRHLVEMMHGRIWVESQPGRGSTFHFTARLGLQENQRSRTALTAEELAGLRVLVVDDNASAREILSAIAAGLHLDVDAAENGFQAIEMIDRLAADGRSYDLILMDWMMPGMSGVECARRIRTSRSAKSPVVIMVTSYGREDVRADAERAGVASLRVMSKPVTPSLLLNSIGDVLGRRASTVEGRSKEWSESLSGNMAKLNGARILLVEDNAMNQELAVELLGQAGMETVIAETGREALDILAKDDQFDGILMDCQMPVMDGYEATREIRRMPAFRDLPIIAMTANAMVGDREKVLEAGMNDHIAKPLIVASMFGVLARWITPKSGAHVIARVPSRTDGAAELPSLEGVDTRRGIATSMGNATLYRSLLIRFREANRNFRDEFERARRRGDRADVIRCAHTLKGTAGNIGAIGVQTLAEKLERACASDEASETVDALLEETAAELATVVSALEAVKESRPAREEERIPVDDAALRDVCGRLRVLLQDSDVTVFALLDERKDLLSTAFPNEYPGMAEAIRAYDFDKALAILDCALEARLARRT; this is encoded by the coding sequence ATGTCCAGACGAAACATTATCCCCCGACCGTCCCATATGACGGTTCCCGGTAAAAGTATAGAAAAAGATATAGAAAATCTCCGGTTCGAGGAGTTGTTCGATCTCGCGGAAATCCAGCGGATGCAGGACTCGTTCGCCGCGGCCATGGGACTGGCTTCGATCATCACGCTTCCGGACGGAACGCCCATAACCCGTCCGAGCGGGTTTTCCCATCTGTGCGCCGAGATCATCCGGAAAACCGAGATCGGCCTGGCCAACTGCCGGGCAGCCGAACGGCAGCTCGGCCGATTCAGCCCGGAACGGCCGATCGTCGCGTGTCCCGCCTGCGGCAAACTCGAGGCGGGGATCAGCATCTCGGTCGGCGGCAAGCACCTCGCGGTCTGGCGCATCGGTCAGGTGCGGGCGCCGGAAACGAGCGACGAGCAGCTGCTCGCGTACGGAAAAACGATCGGCGCCGATCCCGAAGCCTACCGCGCGGCGTTGCAGAAGATCCCGATCATGTCAGTGGAACGGCTGGGCGAGGTTGCGGCGGCCGTCTCGGTGACGGCGAACCTCCTCTCGCAGACGGCGTATGTGAATCTCCAAAAATCCCGGCTCTTGAAACGGCACGAGGAGGACGAACGGGAGCTTCGCGATTCCCGAAGCAGGCTCGAATCCCTGGTGAGGGAACGCACGAAGCAGCTCCGCAAAAGCGAGGAGCGCAATCGCCTCCTGCTCGAGCACACGGCCGACGGCGTCTTCGTCATCGACGAGAAGGGAAACATCACCTTCGCGAACCCTGCGTTTCTCAGGCTGACGGGGTATGACCGTCTCGAGGAGGTGACGGGCAGAAACTCCCACGAACTGCTTCATCATTCTCATGCGGACGGAACGGCGTATCCAAATGAAGAATGCATGATATATAAAACATTATATCGAGATGAGGCTTTCCGCGGGGATACGGAAGTCTTCTGGAGAAAAGACGGGACCTCCTTCCCCGTCGATTATGCGTCGTCTCCGATCTTCCGGTTCGGCAAACGGTTCGGGGCGGTGGTGACGTTTCGTGACATCACCAAACGAAAAGTCGCGGAGGAGCGAGCATGGGCGTTCTTCACGCATTCCCATGACGCCCTGGAAGTCTTCACTCTCGAGGATGGAATCATCCAGGCGAACCCTGCAGCGGCGGTCATGTTCGGAGTCGACGCTCCGGAACAGCTCCTCGGCATGAATGCCGGCCGGCCTCCGTTGTCTCCCGAAAACCAGCCCGACGGGCGGCTCTCGAGCGACGCGAGCAGGGATTACGTGCTCAAGGCCCTGGAAACCAGGAAGATGGTGCGATTCGACTGGTTGCACCGACGGCTCGACGGGCATCTGTTCCCCTGCGAAGTTACGCTGGTGCCGGTATTCCTCGAGGGAAAGGCCGCCGTCATCACGAGCCAGCGGGATCTGGCCGCCCGGAATGAAGCCCGCGAGCAAATCGCCCGGGCGAACTTCCTTGCCGACAACGCGCTCGAACTGACGAAGTCGGGATACTGGCACGTTCCGCTCGACGGCTCCGGGTATTACAACTCTTCGGAACGGGCCGTGAAGATCTACGGAGACGTTCCGAACCCGGGATTCCGGTATCATCTCGAGAGAGAGTGGCTCGCGAACGTCGAAGCCGCCGACCCTGATCTGGCCAGAAAAGCGAACAGAAATTTCAAGGGGGCGATCGAGGGGCGGTACCCGAAATATGACGCCATCTATAAATACAGGCGCCCCGTCGACGGCAAGATCGTGTGGATTCACGCGCTCGGCTTTCTCGTTCGGGACAGCGTCGGCAGGCCGACCGACATGTACGGCGTCGCCCAGGACATCACGGATCAGATGACGGTCGAACAGGAACTGATGGAAAGCCGCGAGCGGCTCGACATGGCCCTGAAGGGCGCCAGGCTGGGCCTCTGGGACCTGCGTGTCGACACCGATGAAATGATCATCAACGACATCTGGGCCGAAATGCTCGGATACACGCCCGACGAGGTGACGGCCCTTGGCGGAAGCGGTTCCCGGCGCTGGAAAGCGCTCGTCCATCCCGATGACTTCGACCGCGTCTGGCAGGCCAGCCAGGACCACTTGGCCGGAAAGACCCCGGAATACCGCTGCGAACTGCGCATGAAGACGAAAAGCGGCGCTTGGAAATGGGTCTTGAATATCGCCAGATGCGTCGAGCGCGATGTGAACGGCCGGGGCAAGCGGTTGGTCGGCATACACATGGACCTCGACCCGCAGAAAAAGGTCGAAGAGGCCCTGTCGGCGGCCAAGGAGATGGCGGAGGCGGCCACGGAGGCGAAGTCGAACTTCCTCGCGAACATGTCGCATGAGATCCGGACCCCGATGAACGCGATCCTTGGCATGTCCCGGCTCGCCCTCCAGACCAGCCTCGACGCGCGTCAGCGGAATTACATCGAGAAGGTGCATCGCGCCGCCGAGAATCTGATGGGCATCATCAACGACATTCTCGACTTCTCGAAGATCGAGGCCGGCAAGCTCTCCATGGAGACGACGGACTTCTGGCTCGACGACGTGTTTGACAATATAGCCAGTCTTATAGACGTCAAGGCCGAGGGGAAGAGGATCGAGTTCCTTTTCGACACCAGTCCGGACGTTCCGAATGCGCTCGTCGGCGATCCTCTGCGGCTGAGCCAGGTGCTCCTCAATCTCGGCTACAACGCGGTGAAGTTCACCGATCGGGGCGAGATCATCATCGGCGTCGACTCGAAACCGGTCGACGGGCGAACCGCCGAGTTCCATTTCTGGGTGCGGGACACGGGCATCGGCATGACCCCGGAACAGCAGGCGAAACTGTTCCAATCGTTCAACCAGGCGGACGCTTCGACGACACGCAAATACGGCGGCTCCGGCCTGGGCCTGGCCATTTCGCGGCATCTCGTCGAGATGATGCACGGGCGCATCTGGGTCGAAAGCCAGCCGGGCAGAGGGTCGACCTTCCATTTCACGGCCCGGCTCGGCCTACAGGAGAACCAGCGCAGCCGGACCGCGCTCACGGCCGAGGAACTGGCCGGGCTGCGCGTGCTCGTCGTCGACGACAATGCCAGCGCCAGGGAGATCCTGTCGGCGATCGCCGCGGGATTGCACCTTGACGTCGATGCCGCCGAGAACGGCTTCCAGGCGATCGAGATGATCGATCGGCTCGCGGCCGACGGCCGGTCATACGACCTCATCCTGATGGATTGGATGATGCCAGGCATGAGCGGGGTCGAATGCGCCCGGCGGATCAGGACCTCCCGGTCAGCCAAGTCGCCCGTCGTGATCATGGTGACCTCCTACGGGCGGGAAGACGTCCGGGCCGACGCCGAGCGCGCCGGAGTGGCGTCGCTCAGGGTCATGAGCAAGCCCGTGACGCCGTCGCTCCTGCTGAACTCGATCGGAGACGTTCTCGGCCGCCGGGCCTCGACCGTCGAAGGCCGCTCCAAGGAATGGAGCGAATCGCTCTCGGGCAACATGGCGAAGCTGAACGGAGCCCGGATTCTCCTGGTGGAGGACAACGCGATGAACCAGGAGCTTGCGGTCGAACTGCTCGGCCAGGCCGGCATGGAGACCGTCATCGCCGAAACCGGCCGCGAAGCCCTCGATATCCTGGCGAAAGACGACCAGTTCGACGGCATCCTGATGGACTGCCAGATGCCGGTGATGGACGGCTACGAGGCGACCCGTGAAATTCGCAGAATGCCGGCGTTTCGTGACCTGCCGATCATTGCGATGACGGCGAACGCGATGGTCGGCGACCGGGAGAAGGTGCTCGAGGCCGGCATGAACGACCATATCGCCAAGCCGCTGATCGTCGCCTCGATGTTCGGGGTTCTGGCAAGGTGGATCACGCCGAAATCGGGAGCTCACGTGATCGCGCGCGTCCCGTCCCGGACGGACGGTGCCGCGGAACTGCCGTCGCTCGAAGGCGTCGATACGCGCCGCGGCATCGCCACGAGCATGGGCAATGCCACGCTATATCGGTCACTCTTGATTCGCTTTCGCGAGGCGAACAGGAATTTCAGGGACGAGTTCGAGCGTGCACGCAGGAGGGGCGACAGGGCGGACGTGATCCGGTGCGCCCACACGCTGAAGGGAACCGCCGGGAACATAGGCGCCATCGGCGTTCAGACCCTGGCGGAGAAACTCGAGCGCGCGTGCGCGTCGGACGAGGCGAGCGAGACCGTCGATGCCCTGCTCGAAGAGACGGCGGCCGAACTGGCAACCGTGGTGTCGGCGCTGGAAGCCGTCAAAGAGAGCCGGCCGGCCCGCGAAGAGGAACGGATTCCGGTCGACGACGCGGCCCTCCGAGACGTATGCGGGCGCCTCCGGGTGCTGCTCCAGGACTCCGACGTGACCGTCTTCGCCCTGCTCGACGAGCGGAAAGACCTGCTTTCCACGGCATTTCCGAATGAATATCCCGGCATGGCCGAGGCGATCCGGGCGTATGACTTCGACAAGGCCCTGGCGATACTCGACTGCGCGCTCGAGGCGCGCCTGGCCCGAAGAACGTGA
- a CDS encoding response regulator yields the protein MDTETDNKKTILIVDDIPDNIEVLRGTLFPQYRIKAATSGAKALAIASGDEPPDLILLDIMMPGMDGYEVCSILKGQEKTKSIPVIFVTAKDDPIDEEKGLKIGAVDYITKPINPRIIEARIATHLALRQAMIDLERQNELLIENVRLREQVDRIMRHDLKTPLTVFLSIPSLLKQRTDLPPDVIETIGMMEKSGYRMLDMINRSMDLFRMESGTYECHPVPVDVAKIVRQITFELGETANGKSVLFRLESDGREVGDDEEILISGEASLFYSMLANLIKNAFEASPAGGTVTVSLVVKPIPCIRIHNAGTIPSEIRGTFLQKYVTHGKKGGTGLGCYSARLMAETMGGTVTFASSEQDGTAITVAFPGSAAGHEESMPVSTGDLRVLAVNANLLVLYSIRDLLRSLGLHQIQLEKSAEEARNFLSKSQPVQLVILDWSVPGNEAGRFLSWLRAEKNHRTVPLIIITSEPAALRGKTAGLEESDELLGKPFSAVQLQTQVERVFGRMRQLVRRK from the coding sequence GTGGACACGGAAACGGACAACAAGAAGACCATCCTGATCGTCGACGATATTCCGGACAATATCGAAGTGCTCCGGGGCACCCTCTTCCCGCAATACCGCATCAAGGCCGCCACGTCCGGCGCGAAAGCCCTGGCGATCGCATCCGGCGACGAACCGCCCGATCTCATCCTGCTCGACATCATGATGCCCGGCATGGACGGCTACGAGGTCTGCTCGATCCTGAAGGGCCAGGAGAAGACCAAGAGCATCCCCGTCATCTTCGTCACCGCGAAGGACGACCCGATAGACGAGGAAAAAGGCCTCAAGATCGGTGCGGTAGATTATATAACGAAGCCAATCAATCCGAGAATCATCGAGGCGCGCATCGCCACGCATCTTGCGCTTCGCCAGGCCATGATCGACCTCGAGCGCCAGAACGAGCTCCTGATCGAAAACGTCAGGCTCCGTGAGCAGGTCGACCGGATCATGCGCCATGACCTGAAAACCCCGCTGACCGTCTTTCTGAGCATCCCCAGCCTTCTGAAACAGCGCACCGACCTTCCCCCCGACGTCATCGAAACGATCGGCATGATGGAGAAGTCGGGATATCGGATGCTGGATATGATCAACAGATCCATGGACCTCTTCCGCATGGAGTCGGGAACGTACGAGTGCCACCCGGTCCCCGTGGATGTGGCAAAAATCGTGAGGCAGATAACGTTCGAACTCGGGGAAACCGCGAACGGAAAATCCGTTCTCTTCAGGCTCGAATCCGACGGGCGCGAGGTGGGTGACGACGAGGAGATCCTGATTTCGGGCGAGGCCAGCCTGTTCTATTCCATGCTGGCGAATCTCATCAAGAACGCGTTCGAGGCATCTCCCGCCGGGGGCACGGTGACCGTGAGCCTCGTCGTGAAACCGATTCCCTGCATACGCATCCATAACGCGGGAACCATCCCGTCGGAGATTCGCGGCACGTTCCTTCAGAAATACGTGACGCACGGGAAGAAGGGCGGCACCGGCCTCGGGTGCTACTCGGCCCGTCTCATGGCGGAAACGATGGGGGGAACGGTGACGTTCGCCTCCTCCGAACAGGACGGCACGGCAATCACCGTCGCGTTTCCCGGTTCCGCCGCCGGTCATGAAGAATCGATGCCGGTGTCGACCGGCGACCTGCGGGTTCTCGCCGTCAACGCGAACTTGCTGGTCCTGTATTCCATCCGCGACCTTCTGCGCAGCCTCGGCCTGCACCAGATCCAGCTGGAAAAAAGCGCTGAAGAGGCGCGCAACTTCCTTTCGAAGAGCCAGCCCGTTCAACTGGTCATCCTCGACTGGTCGGTCCCGGGAAACGAGGCCGGAAGATTTCTCTCCTGGCTTCGGGCAGAGAAAAACCACCGGACCGTCCCCCTCATCATCATCACCTCGGAACCGGCAGCCCTCCGCGGGAAAACGGCAGGTCTCGAGGAAAGCGACGAACTGCTCGGCAAACCCTTCTCGGCCGTCCAGCTTCAAACGCAGGTCGAGCGCGTTTTCGGGCGCATGAGACAACTCGTTCGCAGGAAATGA
- a CDS encoding response regulator, producing the protein MNQQTRRMKVLVVEDDEISRTIVTTVTGEAGYEVMEACNGVEALSLFESFQPDLVFSDISMPEMDGLQLLEKIRKKSHDVIVIMTTGHGTAEYTLKALQLHANDYLVKPIPARNILTALAKYEDVVASRSIEREVLGLILHRQLTMRMGNRPEIAAKVADRLLLETEGRIPLAERLGIRLGLVEIILNAIEHGNLAITYEEKTRALSAGPDGFLELVERRMESAPYKDRSVLIRFLMDGDRCEWTITDEGDGFDWTKIPDPNDPQNLLAMHGRGLLMTRLNFDEVVYEGRGNQVTLRKRISHP; encoded by the coding sequence ATGAACCAGCAAACCCGGCGGATGAAAGTTCTGGTCGTGGAGGACGACGAGATCTCGCGGACAATCGTGACCACGGTCACCGGCGAAGCCGGCTACGAAGTCATGGAAGCCTGCAACGGCGTCGAGGCCCTGAGCCTGTTCGAGTCCTTCCAGCCGGATTTGGTGTTTTCGGACATTTCGATGCCCGAGATGGACGGTCTTCAGCTCCTGGAGAAAATCCGGAAAAAGTCTCACGACGTCATCGTCATCATGACGACGGGCCACGGAACGGCAGAATACACGCTCAAAGCGCTCCAGCTGCACGCAAACGATTACCTGGTCAAGCCGATCCCCGCCCGCAATATCCTGACGGCCCTCGCAAAATACGAGGATGTCGTGGCCAGTCGCTCGATCGAGCGCGAGGTCCTCGGGCTCATCCTCCATCGTCAGTTGACGATGCGCATGGGCAACCGGCCGGAGATCGCCGCAAAAGTCGCGGACCGGCTGCTCCTGGAAACGGAGGGGCGGATTCCGCTCGCGGAACGGCTCGGCATCCGCCTCGGCCTCGTAGAAATTATTCTTAACGCTATAGAACATGGCAACCTGGCGATCACCTATGAGGAAAAGACCCGGGCGCTGAGCGCCGGCCCGGACGGATTTCTCGAACTGGTCGAGCGTCGCATGGAAAGCGCCCCCTACAAGGACCGCAGCGTGCTCATCCGTTTCCTGATGGACGGGGACCGGTGCGAATGGACGATCACGGACGAGGGCGACGGGTTCGACTGGACGAAGATCCCCGACCCGAACGATCCGCAGAACCTTCTGGCCATGCACGGACGCGGGCTCCTGATGACGCGGCTCAACTTCGACGAGGTCGTTTACGAAGGCAGGGGGAACCAGGTCACGCTGCGGAAACGCATTTCACACCCCTGA